One Pirellulales bacterium DNA window includes the following coding sequences:
- a CDS encoding DNA-binding transcriptional regulator, translated as MKLCIYPDDFPHGSFATGEAVGGLSHRLLAPMKTQLRVVLLIESSRAFGRGLLAGIAAYSMTHGPWTFYHEERSIDDPIPRGLRAWTPDGCIGRIWPTLEKQVRQLGVPSVNVLYENTLAGIPNMAPNDTLVAQAAVHHLLDRGLRQFAFCGFRGLRFSEQRKLAFREALGARGYPVSVFEDGGARRTVGLVAFEQKWLQQLGRMETWLRGLPKPVGLMACNDVRAYQVSNACREIGLAVPDEVAIIGVDNDPTLCELATPPLTSIDPNPAKVGYEAAALLHRMIENKSPAPKEVLIEPTGIVARRSSDVLAIPDRDVVDAVRFVRDRACQGLTVEELVEHTAVSRSTLDRWFTKCLGHSASDEITHVRIERAKELLATTNLVVEEVSRLAGFSHPETMYRLFKENCNQTPSEFRKARQLTARGRV; from the coding sequence ATGAAATTGTGCATTTATCCTGATGATTTTCCTCACGGCAGCTTTGCGACAGGCGAGGCTGTCGGCGGCCTTTCCCATCGCTTGCTGGCGCCGATGAAGACCCAACTCCGCGTCGTGCTGTTGATCGAATCGTCGCGGGCCTTCGGTCGGGGACTGTTGGCGGGCATCGCGGCCTATTCGATGACGCACGGTCCTTGGACCTTTTATCACGAGGAACGCTCGATTGACGACCCGATCCCGCGCGGCTTGCGCGCCTGGACCCCGGATGGATGCATCGGACGAATCTGGCCGACGCTCGAGAAGCAAGTGCGGCAATTGGGCGTGCCGAGCGTCAACGTGCTCTACGAAAACACATTGGCGGGCATTCCCAATATGGCCCCGAACGATACGCTCGTGGCCCAAGCCGCGGTGCATCATTTGCTGGATCGCGGACTGCGGCAGTTCGCATTTTGCGGGTTTCGCGGCTTGCGGTTTTCCGAGCAACGCAAGCTTGCATTCCGCGAGGCGCTCGGCGCGCGCGGTTATCCCGTGAGCGTGTTCGAAGACGGCGGGGCGCGGCGCACGGTCGGCCTGGTCGCCTTCGAGCAGAAATGGTTGCAGCAGTTGGGCCGCATGGAAACCTGGCTGCGCGGGTTGCCGAAGCCGGTGGGATTGATGGCCTGCAACGACGTGCGCGCCTATCAGGTCTCGAATGCCTGCCGCGAAATCGGATTGGCCGTTCCGGATGAAGTGGCGATCATCGGCGTCGATAACGATCCCACGCTGTGCGAATTGGCCACGCCGCCGTTGACCAGCATCGATCCGAATCCGGCCAAGGTGGGCTACGAGGCGGCCGCGCTGTTGCACCGCATGATCGAGAACAAGAGTCCGGCGCCGAAAGAGGTGCTGATCGAACCGACCGGCATCGTCGCGCGCCGCTCGAGCGACGTGCTGGCGATCCCCGACCGCGACGTGGTCGATGCCGTGCGTTTCGTTCGCGACCGCGCCTGCCAAGGCTTGACGGTCGAAGAACTCGTCGAGCACACCGCCGTTTCCCGCAGCACTCTCGATCGCTGGTTCACCAAGTGCCTTGGCCATTCGGCCAGCGACGAGATCACCCACGTGAGGATCGAACGGGCCAAGGAGCTGCTCGCGACCACGAATCTGGTGGTCGAAGAGGTCTCCCGATTGGCCGGATTTTCCCACCCCGAAACGATGTATCGCTTGTTCAAAGAGAATTGCAACCAAACGCCGAGCGAATTCCGCAAGGCTCGGCAGCTCACGGCCAGGGGGAGGGTGTGA